In the Vitis vinifera cultivar Pinot Noir 40024 chromosome 2, ASM3070453v1 genome, one interval contains:
- the LOC100254793 gene encoding probable DEAD-box ATP-dependent RNA helicase 48 produces the protein MYSSILRRHSSSSSKLLCTFFFARPMGGGPRTFPGGINKWQWKRLHEKKAREKEKRLLDHEKQLYEARIRSQIRAKLAGKPVSEFSPDSDHPNHNPMSPQDHIKALADRFMKEGAEDLWNDDDGPVKSPPLLPRRPSNGLSRQIEPPVDLRKLTSHGRSLGPGNARIVSRALKPRHYSVQVRRRFRRNESSSSDDGSDVSSGDEFSGRLVDDDVELRGRRNVQKMMSSAALGKYDVKIKRRVMPKSIDEGDDFSEQIELIRHELSRKNLAEEEEKGDEESILSQKRFDECGVSPLTVKALSSAGYVQMTRVQEATLDVCLEGKDALVKAKTGTGKSAAFLLPAIEAVLKATSSNRIQRVPPILVLILCPTREIASQIAAEANVMLKYHDGIGVQTLIGGTRFKFDQKRLESDPCQIIVATPGRLLDHIENKGSFSVRLMGLKMLVLDEADHLLDLGFRKDMEKIVDCLPRQRQSLLFSATVPKEVRRISQLVLKKEHAFVDTVGLGNAETHAKVRQSYLVAPHKLHFQIVYHLLKDHILQVPDYKVIVFCTTAMVTSLVFLLLQEMKVNVREIHSRKPQIYRTRISEEFRESKRLVLITSDVSARGINYPDVTLVIQMGIPSDREQYIHRLGRTGREGKEGEGILLVAPWEEYFLDEIKDLPIEKFPLPLLDPDLKLKVGASMDKIDTSVKEAAYHAWLGYYNSIRETGRDKTTLVELANQFCESIGLQKPPLLFRKTALKMGLKGIPGIRIRR, from the exons ATGTACTCGTCTATCCTTCGACGACATTCCAGCTCCTCCTCGAAGCTTCTCTGCACCTTCTTCTTCGCCCGCCCAATGGGCGGCGGTCCAAGAACCTTTCCCGGCGGTATCAACAAATGGCAATGGAAACGTCTCCACGAGAAGAAAGCCAGGGAGAAGGAGAAGAGACTTCTCGACCACGAGAAACAGCTCTACGAAGCCCGAATCCGATCGCAAATCCGGGCCAAACTCGCTGGGAAACCCGTTTCCGAATTCTCTCCGGATTCGGATCATCCGAATCACAACCCCATGTCCCCCCAAGACCACATCAAAGCCCTCGCTGATCGGTTCATGAAGGAAGGCGCCGAAGACCTCTGGAACGACGACGACGGCCCCGTCAAATCTCCTCCACTACTGCCGCGGCGGCCATCCAATGGATTGAGTCGGCAGATTGAGCCTCCGGTTGATCTTCGGAAGTTGACATCCCATGGGCGGAGTTTGGGGCCCGGAAATGCGAGAATTGTGAGCAGGGCTTTGAAACCTAGGCATTATTCTGTGCAAGTGCGGAGGAGGTTTCGGAGAAACGAGAGTTCGTCGAGCGATGATGGTTCGGATGTGAGTTCTGGGGATGAATTTTCGGGGAGATTGGTGGATGATGATGTGGAATTGAGGGGAAGGAGAAATGTACAAAAGATGATGAGTAGTGCTGCTTTGGGGAAGTACGATGTCAAGATCAAGAGGCGGGTGATGCCGAAGTCTATTGATGAAGGGGATGATTTTTCGGAGCAAATTGAGTTGATTAGACATGAGTTGAGTAGGAAGAATTTGGCGGAGGAAGAGGAAAAAGGGGATGAAGAGTCCATTCTTAGTCAGAAAAG ATTTGATGAATGTGGTGTATCTCCATTGACAGTCAAGGCACTTTCTTCAGCAGGCTATGTACAAATGACAAGGGTACAAGAGGCTACTCTTGATGTTTGCCTTGAAG GAAAGGATGCTTTAGTCAAAGCTAAAACCGGCACTGGCAAAAGTGCTGCTTTCTTG CTTCCTGCAATTGAAGCAGTTTTGAAGGCTACAAGTAGCAACAGAATTCAACGGGTGCCACCAATACTTGTTCTTATTCTCTGCCCAACAAGAGAAATTGCAAGTCAGATCGCTGCGGAAGCAAATGTTATGCTAAAGTACCATGATGGCATAGGTGTTCAAACATTAATTGGGGGTACACGTTTCAAGTTTGATCAGAAACGCCTAGAGTCAGATCCATGCCAG ATTATAGTGGCTACCCCTGGTAGGTTGTTGGATCATATTGAGAATAAGGGTAGCTTCTCTGTTCGTCTGATGGGATTGAAAATGCTTGTTCTTGATGAAGCTGACCACTTACTGGACCTGGGATTCAGAAAAGACATGGAGAAAATTGTAGATTGTTTACCCCGCCAGAGGCAGTCGTTGCTGTTCTCTGCTACAGTCCCTAAAGAG GTTCGCCGAATATCTCAACTTGTTTTGAAAAAGGAACATGCTTTTGTTGATACAGTGGGTCTGGGTAATGCAGAAACTCATGCAAAA GTTAGGCAGTCTTACCTTGTTGCACCACATAAACTGCATTTTCAAATTGTGTACCACCTTTTGAAGGATCATATATTGCAAGTGCCAGATTACAAG GTCATTGTTTTCTGTACAACTGCAATGGTAACATCACTTGTGTTTCTACTTCTTCAAGAGATGAAAGTGAATGTCAGGGAGATACATTCTAGAAAGCCTCAGATATATCGAACTCGCATCTCTGAGGAATTCAGGGAATCAAAACGTTTGGTTCTTATCACATCCGATGTTTCAGCTCGTGGTATTAATTATCCTGATGTTACTTTGGTCATTCAG ATGGGTATTCCTTCTGATCGAGAACAATATATACACCGTCTTGGAAGAACTGGACGAGAAGGCAAAGAAGGGGAAGGCATCTTGTTGGTTGCACCATGGGAAGAATATTTCCTGGATGAAATAAAAGACCTGCCTATTGAGAAATTTCCTTTACCATTATTGGATCCAGACTTAAAGCTCAAG GTGGGTGCTTCGATGGACAAGATTGATACTAGTGTCAAAGAAGCAGCATATCATGCTTGGCTTGGCTATTATAACTCGATCAGAGAAACAGGCAGAGATAAAACTACACTTGTTGAGCTAGCCAACCAATTTTGTGAGTCAATTGGTTTACAAAAACCTCCTCTACTCTTCCGGAAGACAGCCCTGAAAATGGGTTTGAAAGGTATACCTGGCATCAGAATCCGAAGGTAG
- the LOC104881682 gene encoding protein phosphatase 1 regulatory subunit INH3, protein MAEPTRPSSSSSSSTITTTVTRQNPSPSQLQQQQQQQTTLVLRLNRRKKVAWKDGTVDNEFLQRKSSKKCCIFHKQKPFDEDDSDDDDHHRHHDHGCRKSDGGDQSGEAGSNGCGDL, encoded by the coding sequence ATGGCTGAGCCCACAAGGCCATCATCGTCTTCGTCGTCCTCCACCATCACCACAACCGTAACCCGACAAAACCCATCTCCATCGCAACTTCAacaacagcagcagcagcaaacCACGCTGGTGCTGCGACTGAATCGTAGGAAGAAAGTGGCATGGAAGGACGGCACTGTCGACAACGAGTTCCTCCAGAGGAAGAGCTCCAAGAAGTGCTGCATCTTCCACAAGCAGAAGCCCTTTGACGAGGACGATAGCGACGACGACGACCATCATCGTCATCATGATCATGGCTGTCGCAAAAGCGACGGCGGAGATCAATCCGGTGAGGCTGGCTCCAATGGGTGCGGTGATCTTTGA
- the LOC100265107 gene encoding tetraspanin-10 isoform X2 codes for MGLLYFMCLVLLLAVGVIGFGVWMSTHHDGCRKSLTLPVLGLGAFIFLISIIGFMGALKNNSILLWIYLIMLCFILVAILVFTVLAFIITNNGSGHNVAGLRYKEYQLQDYSSWFLKQLNNTRNWKHLKSCLVKSEDCNNLSKKYKTLKQYKIAKLTPIEAGCCRPPSECGYPAVNASYYDLSFHPISSNKDCKLYKNSRAIKCYNCDSCKAGVAQYMKTEWRVVAIFNVVLFVVLSMVYLVGCCARRNATSSRSKA; via the exons ATGGGATTGCTTTATTTCATGTGCCTGGTTTTG CTTTTAGCTGTAGGTGTTATAGGTTTTGGGGTATGGATGAGCACTCATCACGACGGCTGTCGAAAGTCGCTTACACTCCCTGTTCTAGGCCTTGGTGCCTTCATCTTTCTGAT aTCTATAATCGGGTTCATGGGCGCATTGAAGAACAACTCCATACTGCTATGGATT TATTTGATCATGTTGTGCTTCATTTTGGTGGCAATTCTCGTCTTCACAGTATTGGC GTTCATTATAACAAATAATGGATCTGGTCATAATGTAGCTGGTTTGAG GTACAAGGAGTATCAGCTTCAAGATTACAGTTCATGGTTTCTAAAACAG CTGAACAATACACGTAACTGGAAGCACTTGAAAAGCTGTCTTGTGAAATCTGAAGACTGCAATAACCTGTCCAAAAAATATAAG ACTCTTAAGCAATATAAGATTGCAAAATTAACCCCCATTGAGGCTGGTTGCTGTCGACCACCATCTGA ATGTGGATATCCAGCTGTCAATGCTTCATACTATGACTTGAGCTTTCACCCAATCAGTTCCAACAAAGATTGCAAACTCTACAAGAATTCCCGAGCAATCAAGTGCTACAATTGTGATTCCTGCAA GGCTGGAGTTGCACAATACATGAAAACTGAATGGAGAGTGGTTGCCATCTTTAATGTGGTTCTCTTTGTTGTCTTG TCAATGGTCTACTTGGTGGGATGCTGTGCAAGACGAAATGCTACAAGCAGCCGCTCTAAAGCTTGA
- the LOC100265107 gene encoding tetraspanin-10 isoform X1 yields MGVGTSTFVIRWINFLTMLLAVGVIGFGVWMSTHHDGCRKSLTLPVLGLGAFIFLISIIGFMGALKNNSILLWIYLIMLCFILVAILVFTVLAFIITNNGSGHNVAGLRYKEYQLQDYSSWFLKQLNNTRNWKHLKSCLVKSEDCNNLSKKYKTLKQYKIAKLTPIEAGCCRPPSECGYPAVNASYYDLSFHPISSNKDCKLYKNSRAIKCYNCDSCKAGVAQYMKTEWRVVAIFNVVLFVVLSMVYLVGCCARRNATSSRSKA; encoded by the exons atGGGTGTTGGAACCAGTACCTTTGTGATCAGATGGATCAACTTTCTCACCATG CTTTTAGCTGTAGGTGTTATAGGTTTTGGGGTATGGATGAGCACTCATCACGACGGCTGTCGAAAGTCGCTTACACTCCCTGTTCTAGGCCTTGGTGCCTTCATCTTTCTGAT aTCTATAATCGGGTTCATGGGCGCATTGAAGAACAACTCCATACTGCTATGGATT TATTTGATCATGTTGTGCTTCATTTTGGTGGCAATTCTCGTCTTCACAGTATTGGC GTTCATTATAACAAATAATGGATCTGGTCATAATGTAGCTGGTTTGAG GTACAAGGAGTATCAGCTTCAAGATTACAGTTCATGGTTTCTAAAACAG CTGAACAATACACGTAACTGGAAGCACTTGAAAAGCTGTCTTGTGAAATCTGAAGACTGCAATAACCTGTCCAAAAAATATAAG ACTCTTAAGCAATATAAGATTGCAAAATTAACCCCCATTGAGGCTGGTTGCTGTCGACCACCATCTGA ATGTGGATATCCAGCTGTCAATGCTTCATACTATGACTTGAGCTTTCACCCAATCAGTTCCAACAAAGATTGCAAACTCTACAAGAATTCCCGAGCAATCAAGTGCTACAATTGTGATTCCTGCAA GGCTGGAGTTGCACAATACATGAAAACTGAATGGAGAGTGGTTGCCATCTTTAATGTGGTTCTCTTTGTTGTCTTG TCAATGGTCTACTTGGTGGGATGCTGTGCAAGACGAAATGCTACAAGCAGCCGCTCTAAAGCTTGA